GTGTCGCCAGCACCGGACACGTCGAAAACTTCGCGAGCCACCGTGGGGATGCGGTGGGCAACCTTACCCTCATCGCAGACGAGCATCCCGTCCGCACCCAGCGTCACCACGAGGTGGCGGGGGGCATAGTTGTCAGAAATACCGCGTACGACCTCTTCCTCCGGGAAGGGCTCGTGGGGGTCGATGCTGATACCGGCCATCTGGAGTGATTCGTCCCGGTTCGGTGTGATCAGGTCCATGCCCTTCACGTTCAGCTTGCGCTTGGGCTTAGGATCAACCGCGATCAAACAACCCGTGGACTCGCGGCACTCAATGAGGCGCGAAAGCAGCTTCTCGGTGACAACGCCCTTGGCATAGTCCGAAACGATGACGGCCTTGGCGGTAGCCATCTTCTTCTCCAGCAGAGACAGGCACTCGTCGCTGTCGAAAGCATAAACCTCCCGATGCGCCTCGCGGTCGATGCGGCAAAGCTGCTGCTGGCGCACCATGACGCGGGTCTTCTCGATCGTGGGCTTCTCCGCCGAGCGCCAGCGCGCGTCGAAGGCGATATTGTTACTGCTGAGAACCCCCGTCAGCACGTCACCAGGCGTATCCCGGCCGATCCAGCCGAATAGCTCTACCGGGGCTCCGAGTGAGGCGAGATTCATCGCCACATTAGCCGCCCCACCGGCGGTATAGGTATCGCGCACTTGCGCAACAACCGGGACGGGTGCCTCGGGCGAGATTCGGGTAGCGTCTCCCCACAGGTAGTGGTCGAGCATCAAATCGCCCACCACCAGCACCGGGGTTTCTTTAAAATGGTCTAACAACTCCTGGCCAGTCATAGCAAAATTAACCGGAGCCGGCCGTAAACCAGCCACCGGAATAAAGCGTTGAGCATGGGCAACACGCGCCCGGGTTCAAGCCTTTACAAACCTCTCGTTAGCCTGCCAAACACCCGTAAAAGAGCGGATGGTGGGGTTGGGGTTCTGTTTCCGTTATCAGTGGCAGCGAGCCTTGTGGGCAAGAGGGGCAGAGCCCCGCGCGCTCACGCACCTAGCGGCTGCCCCCCTGGCCGATCCCATGTGCCTCGAAGCCGATTTTACGCAGCTCGGCAAGGTTCAGGATATTACGGCCATCGAAGACAAAGGCGGGCTTGAGCATGTCCTTGTAAATGCGCTCCCAGTCCAGTTCCTTAAAGGCATCCCACTCGGTCAGGATCGCCACAGCATGGGCGCCCTTTACGGCTTCATAGGGGTCCTCGCAAATATCGACGGCGCTATCACCCTCATCCAGAGCGAGCTCCTGGCGGATCGACGCCGCGGTCACCTTCGGGTCATACACGGCCAGATTCGCCTGCTCTTCCAGCAAGTCGCGACAGACATCGATAGCCGGTGACTCACGCGTATCATTGGTATCCTTTTTAAAGGCAAACCCGAGAATCGCGATTTTCTTGCCCGATACGGTGTTGAAAAGCGTGGAGACCATGCGATCTACGAAGCGGCGCTTCTGATAGTCATTCATGGTCACGACCTGCTCCCAGTATTTGGAGACCTCGGGCAGCCCGAAGTGCTCACAGAGATAGACCAGGTTGAGAATGTCCTTCTGGAAGCAGGAGCCCCCAAACCCAACGGAGCTGCGCAGGAATTTCGGACCGATGCGCGAATCCCGCCCGATGGCGTGCGCAACCTCGTCCACATTCGCACCCGTGGCTTCACAGAGGGCGGAAATAGCGTTGATGGAGGAAATGCGCTGGGCCAGAAAGGCGTTAGCGGTCAGCTTGGACAGCTCGGAGGACCAGACATTGGTCGTCAGGATGCGCTCACGCGGCACCCAGTGGGCATAGACATCGACAAGAGCCTGCACGGCCTTGTCACCTTCTGCCGACTCTTCGCCGCCAATCAGCACGCGATCCGGCGCCATCAAGTCCTCAACAGCGGTCCCTTCCGCCAAAAATTCCGGATTTGAGATGACCTGGAACTTCAGGTCCTTACCGGAACCGGCCAGGATGCGCCGCACAGACTCAGCCGTCCGCACCGGCAGGGTGGACTTTTCCACCACGATCTTATCCGACTCGGCAACGTCAGCGATGCGACGGGCGCACAGCTCAATATACTTGAGGTCAGCCGCGCGGCCAGCCCCGACCCCGTAGGTCTTGGTCGGCGTGTTCACCGAGATAAAGATCATCTCCGCCTCGCGGATTCCTTTATCCACATCCGTGCTGAAAAACAGGTTGCGGCCTCGCGCCTCGCGAACCACTTCATCCAAGCCTGGCTCAAAAACCGGCAGAGAGTCGGAGTTCCACGCGTCAATGCGCGCCTGGTTGATGTCAACGACGGTGACCGGAATATCCGGGCACTGCTTGGCAATCATGGCCATGGTGGGTCCCCCCACATAGCCAGCTCCAATACAACAGATTTTCATATCAGCTTTTTTCGGATTAGGGAAAGCCCCTGATCGTCCTTATATCGCCACTATTGACAATCCTTTAATCCCGTATCGGGCGACAATTGGGTGACAACTCCAGACCTCAAACGCAGTGGCACCAACGGACTTCATGGCGGTTTGAGAGTTGTCAGGCCACCGGCAACCTCTTGTGATCGCAGCATGCCGGAAGCCCCTGACATCTCGGTCATCATCCTGACACTCAACGAGGAGCGTGACCTGCCCGGCTGCCTGGACTCCCTTAAATGGTGCGACGACATCCACCTGCTCGACTCCGGCAGCACGGACCGCACCGTCGAGCTGGCCAAAGCCAGCGGAGCCACCGTCTCGGTCAACGCCTTCCAATCCTTTGGGCAACAGCGGAACTGGGCGCTCGACCACTGCCCCATTAAGCACAGTTGGGTGCTCTTTCTCGATGCCGACGAGCGCATCACCCCTACCCTGCTCACCGAGCTAAGCGATAAGACCGCCCATGCGCCCAACTCGGTCGCTGGCTACTACTGCTGCTGGGCGCTCATGCTCGGCGAGCGCTGGCTCAAGCGCGCCGACAACTTCCCCAAATGGCAGTTTCGGCTCATGCGGGTAGGCCGGGCGCGCTTCACGGACTTCGGCCACGGCCAGAAGGAGGATCAGGTGGACGGCGAGATCGACTACATCAAAGAACCCTACCTGCACTACGCCTTCGGGGGCGGCTGGGAGGTCTGGGAGAAGCGCCACCGCAAATACGCCCAGCAGGAGGCCCTCGCCCGCCGAACCTCCGATGTACCGCTATCCCGTGTCTTTTCCCGCCATGCCTCGCGCCGCAACCCCGCCATCAAGCGCCTCGTCAGTCGGCTGCCCGGATGGCCGCTGTTCCGCTTCTTCTACACCTATGTCCTGCGGGGCGGCCTCCTCGAAGGGCGTGAAGCCTGGGAATACTGCCGTCGCCTGGCGTGGTACGAGGCGTTGATTCAGAAAGAAATGAAAATCCTGCGCCGGAGCTGACTTGCGCGGCACTGCTTAAGCGCGGGGCTCCCGGTCGCGCGCAGCTCCCACTTCCAGGATTTTCTGGCGGATCTCGTAGAAATAGATTCCTTTGAAAACTGAGAAGACGAAGCCCTTTCTGCCGTCCAGGAAGCCGAGCTTGAGGAAGTAATTGACGACAAAATACGCCGGCGACCACCACCACTTCGCCAGGTTGCGGTATTTCTTTTTCTGCCGCGGCGTCAGGCGCAACCATTCCTCCTCACTGGCCTGGGTGATCTTCCAGTACCGATGCGCCTCCCAGGAAGAGTACGCGTTGTGCTTGGCAATGAAAGCCTCCAGCCCCTTGTAGTCCTGGTGAACGATCCGGGCGGATATCTCCCCGATTTTGCCCTCGATGATCGGATGCTCGTGCACCTCCATGTCGATCCTGCTCCAGTGGTCCTCTTCAATCCGCTCATATTCACCCGCGCCCGTACGAAACAGCGCCAGCTTCCTGAACGCGACGCCGTGGCGCATAAGCTTACCCTGGAAGTAGTTATGAAACCCCATCCAAAAGCCCTGCTCAGTGGCCTGCGGCAGCCGCGCCTCCAACTCGGCCCGGACATCATCCGTCAAGTACTCGTCGGCATCGAGGAAGAGCACCCATTCAGTCGTGATCGGGTGGTTCCGCAAGGTCCAGTTGCGCTTCTTTGGGAACTGCCCGTCCCAGACAAAATTTACATACTGCGCCCCGAACTCCCGGGCAATCTCAGGCGTACGATCCGTGCTGCTGGAGTCCACCACCACGACCGTGCGCGCAAACCCCTTCAGCTCCCGCAGGCACAAGGGCAGATTTTTCTCCTCATTTTTAACGGGCACTATGACCGTAAGATCAAGCATGGCAAAAAACGTTAGTTGACCGTTGGAGACAACCCGGCGCGTGCGGCCTACGAGTCTCTCTCTTAGCCCGATATCCTCGCAAATCACCCGATGACAGCGCAACTCCATATTTTTCTTTATTTCAGAAAAAAATGAATTTATAAAAAACATAATATCATGACAAACTCCTCGACCACGCTGGAAGACTGGGAAATCGAACTGCTGAATACTTTCGTCGGTTTGTTTGATTCGTTTGGTGTGCCCAAGTCCGTGGCACAGATCTATGGAGTTCTCTTTTGCGCGGACGAGCCGCTGAGCCAGGAAGAGATCGGACAAAAGCTCCAGATCAGCGCGGGGTCAGCCTCCCAGGGGCTGCGGCTGCTGGTAGATATGGGAGCAGCCCACAAGCAGTCTGTCCCCGGGCAGCGCGGGAACTATTTCACCCCCGAACGCTCTATGAGGCGTCTGCTGGGCTACTTCATCGACGCCAAGATGCGCCCCCGCATGCGCACCGGTAAGGAGCGCCTGGAAAACCTGCGCAAACACCTCCCCAAGGACAATGAACTCGCCCTGAAACGCCTGGACACCCTGCTGCAATGGCAATCCAAAGCGAACAAACTGCTGCCCGTGATTTCCAAATTCCTCGGGTAAAATCTCAGCATAACCCTTTACGATCATCTTTAATGAGCAAGTCCCAACCCATTCTCGTGACCGGCGCGGCCGGTTTCATCGGCAGCAAGACCGCCGAGATGCTCCTGGATGCCGGGCAGCCCGTCGTCGGCATCGATAACCTCAACGACTACTACGACCCGCAGGTCAAACAGTACCGTCTGGACCAGCTCAAGAAGCGCGAGGGCTTTACCTTCCGCCCTCTGGACATTGAGGACCTGCCCGCCCTGAAAACGCTCTTTGGCGAGCACTCGTTCTCCGCCGTCATCAACCTGGCGGCACGGGCCGGTGTGCGGTACAGCATGGATAATCCGCACGTCTACATGACGACCAATGCCCACGGCACGCTCAACCTGCTGGAGTGCATGAAGGAGCGCGGCGTGCAGAAATTTATACTGGCCTCCACCTCCTCTCTCTACGCGGGGCAGCCCATGCCCTTTGTCGAGACCCTGCCGGTTAACACACCGATCTCGCCCTATGCGGCCTCGAAGAAGGCCGCAGAGGCCATGGCCTACACCTATCACCATCTGTATGGCATCGATGTCAGCATCCTGAGGTACTTTACCGTCTTCGGCCCGGCGGGTCGTCCGGACATGTCCATCCTGCGCTTCATCAAATGGATCGACGAGGGTACCCCCATCGAGCTCTTTGGCGACGGCTCCCAGAGCCGTGATTTCACCTATGTCGACGATATCGCGCGCGGCACCATCGCCGCCCTCAAGCCGCTCGGCTACGAGATCATCAATCTCGGCGGTGGAAACAACCCCGTCTCGATCAACGCCATGATCGAAAGCTTTGAAAAGCACCTGGGCAAGAAAGCCGTCATCAACCAGAAGCCCTTCCACAAGGCCGACATGAAGGAAACCTGGGCCAATATCGACAAGGCCAAATCCCTTCTGGGCTGGGAACCCCAGATCGACCCCTTTGAAGGCTTCCGGCGCAGTGTCGCATGGCACGAAGCCAACCGCGACTGGCTCAAGACGATCAAGCTCTAGCGGACCGCCAAAGGCCACGATGAGCCCCCGTCACACCGCCACGCAAGCATCCTGAACGCATGTAAATGAGTAACGAATGTCCAGCAACACGTCCCTCGGACCGCTATTTCAGCGACAAGGACGTCCTCAAGGATATCGGCAAGCGTACGGCCCGCGGGGGCGTTATTATGCTCCTGGGGCAGGGTGTGCGCCTCGTGCTGCAGATGGGCTCTACGATCGCACTGGCACGGTTACTCACCCCCACGGACTTCGGCCTGGTAGGCATGGTCACTGTCCTGATCGGCCTCATCGTGCTGTTTCGCGACTTTGGTCTCACACAGGCGACCGTCCAACGCGAAAGCATCCACCACGACCAGATTTCCAACTTGTTCTGGTTCAATGTCGTTCTCAGCACACTCGTCGCCGGGCTCTTTGCGGCCAGTTCGCCACTGATCGCCGCTTTTTATGAACAGCCAAAGCTGGTGCCCATCACGCTAGCCCTTGCTGCCGGGCTTTTCGTAGAGGGCATCGGCCTGCAGCACCGCGCCCTGATGATGCGGGCGATGCAGTTCTCCAAGCTGATGGGAGCCGACGTCATCTCGCAGGTCATAGCGGTCGGCCTGGCTATCTACATGGCCTGGGCTGGCTATGGCTACTGGGCGCTGGTCGTCCTGAATGTGGCCGGAGCGTTCGGCCGCACAGCCTTTTACATACTGAATGTACGCTGGTTACCGGGGATGCCCAAGCGCTACGTCGGCACCAAACCTTTCCTGAAATACGGCAGCAATCTCTTCGGGTTCAACACCGTCAACTTTTTCTCCCGCAACGCCGACAATATCCTCATCGGCAAATTCGTCGGGGAGCAGGCGCTGGGCTACTACTCGATGGCCTATCGCTTGATCCTGCTGCCGATGCAGCAGATCAACTCCCCCCTCTCTCAGACCTTTCTGCCGACCCTGAGCCGTCTGGCCAATGACACCCCACGCTATCGCAGCACATATATCAAGCTGCTGAGTATGATGGCCTACCTCTCCGTCAGCATCATTTGCTACACCGCCATCAACTGTAAAGAGGTCGTACTGCTTGTGCTGGGCGAAGAGTGGGCACCCGCCACCAAGCTGTTTCTGGCCTTGCTACCGCTGGCCTATATCAACGCCACCAACATTGCCGACGGCATCGTCTATGCCAGCCTCGGGCATACAGACCGGCAATTCAAGTGGAGCTTCGTCGTCGTTCCCATTACGGTGCTGAGCATGATTGTGGGCCTGCCCTGGGGAGCCCTGGGGGTGGCAATCGGAGCCAGCGCCTCCTACATTTTAATCCGACCCTTTTCGATAGCTTATTGCTACCGTGGCACCTTCCTGCGCAATCGGGATTTTTACAGTGCCCTCTGGCGGCCCACGCTACTGGCGATGACGGCCGCACTGGTGGCCTACCTGTCTGGTGGCCTTGTCTGCGAGTATTGGGCCATCCAACAACCGCTGCCCGGCCTTATCCTCAAGTCCATTTTCTACGTCATCGCCTTTCTGGTCATCGACTATCTCTTGGTTGGCCAAGACAAGTTTTACCTGTATGCCATCGAGTATGTAAAAAAGCTGATAGCCAAAAAATCCGCGCACACAAATAAGGCATAGCTATCCCCCAAGTTCGACAAAGACGTACCCGTCCAAAATACACATGCATCCGAACAATCCAAATAACGTCAACGCTGGCGCTATCCTTCTATGAAACGTGTCCTGATAATGAGCACACTGTATCCGCCTTATGTCGTAGGTGGAGCCGAATTGAGTACCCAGCAAATAGCGGAGGAAATGAGCCGCTATTACGACGTGTCCGTCATCACATCCTCGCCCGACAAGAATACCCATCGCGAACAGATGAACGGCGTGACGATCTACCGAGTCCCCGCCCGCAATGTCGGCTCATGGAAACGCCCGGCAGATACGAAGCTCAAAACCGCACTCTTTCACATCGGCGAGAATTACAATTTCCCCCGCGAGGCGCAGATACGCAGCATCTTCGATGAAGTAAAGCCCGACTTGCTCCACACCAATAACCTCGCCTGGCTTTCGACTCAGATCTGGGCACACGCCAAAAAACAGGGCTGCCAGGTCATGCACACCTTACGCGACCGCCGCCTGCTGTGCCCCTACCACATGTTCGGACACGGGCTGTGCCACCGACGCTGCAACTTCTGCAAGGCCTACAACCTGCGACACGACAGCCACTCCAAGCACGTGGACCAGATCGTGGGGGTATCCCGCGATGTGCTCGAGGCACACCTGCGCGAGGGCCTCTTCCCCAATGCCCAGAGCCATGTCATCCACAACGGCGTCAAGGACCTCTACAACAAGCCGTACCACCCCAAGCCTCCCTATACATTCGGGTTCCTGGGTGCCCTCTCCCAAAGCAAAGGCATCGACCAACTGCTGCGTGTATGGCCCAAGATGCCCCCCGAAAACCGGTTGCTTGTCGCGGGCACTTCAGGCAGTGTGGATTCTGATCAAGCTCTCAAGGAGAAATACGCCCTCCCGAACATCACATTTCTTGGACGCGTGAAGCCCGACGAATTCCTCAGTGAAATCGACATCCTGGTTACCCCCAGTAACTACTGGGAACCCTTCGCCCGATCCATCCTCGAAGGATTCTCGTGCGCTATCCCCACCATCGCCAGCAATCGGGGGGGATTCCCCGAAGTCATCGAGCCCGATCAAACCGGCTGGCTCTTTGACTGCGACAACGACGATGATCTTCTCCAGCACCTCAAAAAGATTACTGAACTACCCACCGGTAAACTTGAGGAAATGAGCCTGCGGTGCCGTGAGCGCTACCTAAAGGACTTCACGGCCGAAACGATGCTGAATAACTACCGGCAGCGTTACATGAAACTCTTAAACTCGTGAAACCAGCATCACACCTTGTCTGCGTTCTCAGTGCCAAGCTCCTGGCGCCGGACGCAGCGTGTTTCACGCTCCTATCTCACCTCCAAGTAAACTCTTTTATTTTCCGCCTCCATGCAACGCGCGTATAGACTATACATCGCCTTCTTCCTCGTGATCGTCTCGAACTTCGTCTATCAGTTCATAGGCGAGGGGCCGGCGACCCTGACCTACCCGATACTTTATCTGTTCGCATTCTATTTGCTGGCGGAGCACGACAAGGGCTACGTAAACGTCTTTGCCATCCTGTTTCTGGCCTACTCTGTTTTTCTAACAAAGACCGAGTATCAACTCTTTGATGCCTCTGTGAACCAGTTCGGGGAATTCGAAGGGCACACCTTCACCTATCTCTCGATCAGTGGCATCGGGGCCACCATCGCGACCTTTGTGAGCATTGTCTCTGCCCCGTTCATCCTGGCGAACACCAAGCTTCGAGATACCCTGCAGATCCCGGTCGTCCGCAACGCCCTCATCATGTTGGGCCTGGTATTTGCATTCCACCTGTTTCAGAAAGTCATCTACTTCCGGTCCTCGGGCTTCAATCTCATCACGATCAAGCCAATCGTTCCAGTGGCCTTTTTGTGCATGGGGGCGGTTGCAGTCTCTTATGGCTACACGTTTAGAAAGTTCATGGTCACCTTCTTCCCCCTGTCCATTATATTCTGTGTCCTGGCAGTAACCACTCCCTTAGCCCTGACTCGCACCATATTTATGGGCGTCATCGGTGCGTCTCTATTATTCATCTACCTCTTAAACAAGCGCACCGCACCATCTTTTCTCCTGGCGATGTTGTGCCTCGCAGTGATCGCCTATGGTATCGTCTTCGCGACGTTCTGGACGAAG
This genomic interval from Ruficoccus sp. ZRK36 contains the following:
- a CDS encoding UDP-glucose 6-dehydrogenase, with the translated sequence MKICCIGAGYVGGPTMAMIAKQCPDIPVTVVDINQARIDAWNSDSLPVFEPGLDEVVREARGRNLFFSTDVDKGIREAEMIFISVNTPTKTYGVGAGRAADLKYIELCARRIADVAESDKIVVEKSTLPVRTAESVRRILAGSGKDLKFQVISNPEFLAEGTAVEDLMAPDRVLIGGEESAEGDKAVQALVDVYAHWVPRERILTTNVWSSELSKLTANAFLAQRISSINAISALCEATGANVDEVAHAIGRDSRIGPKFLRSSVGFGGSCFQKDILNLVYLCEHFGLPEVSKYWEQVVTMNDYQKRRFVDRMVSTLFNTVSGKKIAILGFAFKKDTNDTRESPAIDVCRDLLEEQANLAVYDPKVTAASIRQELALDEGDSAVDICEDPYEAVKGAHAVAILTEWDAFKELDWERIYKDMLKPAFVFDGRNILNLAELRKIGFEAHGIGQGGSR
- a CDS encoding lipopolysaccharide biosynthesis protein — protein: MSNECPATRPSDRYFSDKDVLKDIGKRTARGGVIMLLGQGVRLVLQMGSTIALARLLTPTDFGLVGMVTVLIGLIVLFRDFGLTQATVQRESIHHDQISNLFWFNVVLSTLVAGLFAASSPLIAAFYEQPKLVPITLALAAGLFVEGIGLQHRALMMRAMQFSKLMGADVISQVIAVGLAIYMAWAGYGYWALVVLNVAGAFGRTAFYILNVRWLPGMPKRYVGTKPFLKYGSNLFGFNTVNFFSRNADNILIGKFVGEQALGYYSMAYRLILLPMQQINSPLSQTFLPTLSRLANDTPRYRSTYIKLLSMMAYLSVSIICYTAINCKEVVLLVLGEEWAPATKLFLALLPLAYINATNIADGIVYASLGHTDRQFKWSFVVVPITVLSMIVGLPWGALGVAIGASASYILIRPFSIAYCYRGTFLRNRDFYSALWRPTLLAMTAALVAYLSGGLVCEYWAIQQPLPGLILKSIFYVIAFLVIDYLLVGQDKFYLYAIEYVKKLIAKKSAHTNKA
- a CDS encoding glycosyltransferase family 4 protein, which codes for MSTLYPPYVVGGAELSTQQIAEEMSRYYDVSVITSSPDKNTHREQMNGVTIYRVPARNVGSWKRPADTKLKTALFHIGENYNFPREAQIRSIFDEVKPDLLHTNNLAWLSTQIWAHAKKQGCQVMHTLRDRRLLCPYHMFGHGLCHRRCNFCKAYNLRHDSHSKHVDQIVGVSRDVLEAHLREGLFPNAQSHVIHNGVKDLYNKPYHPKPPYTFGFLGALSQSKGIDQLLRVWPKMPPENRLLVAGTSGSVDSDQALKEKYALPNITFLGRVKPDEFLSEIDILVTPSNYWEPFARSILEGFSCAIPTIASNRGGFPEVIEPDQTGWLFDCDNDDDLLQHLKKITELPTGKLEEMSLRCRERYLKDFTAETMLNNYRQRYMKLLNS
- a CDS encoding NAD-dependent epimerase/dehydratase family protein, with the translated sequence MSKSQPILVTGAAGFIGSKTAEMLLDAGQPVVGIDNLNDYYDPQVKQYRLDQLKKREGFTFRPLDIEDLPALKTLFGEHSFSAVINLAARAGVRYSMDNPHVYMTTNAHGTLNLLECMKERGVQKFILASTSSLYAGQPMPFVETLPVNTPISPYAASKKAAEAMAYTYHHLYGIDVSILRYFTVFGPAGRPDMSILRFIKWIDEGTPIELFGDGSQSRDFTYVDDIARGTIAALKPLGYEIINLGGGNNPVSINAMIESFEKHLGKKAVINQKPFHKADMKETWANIDKAKSLLGWEPQIDPFEGFRRSVAWHEANRDWLKTIKL
- a CDS encoding glycosyltransferase family 2 protein, which produces MPEAPDISVIILTLNEERDLPGCLDSLKWCDDIHLLDSGSTDRTVELAKASGATVSVNAFQSFGQQRNWALDHCPIKHSWVLFLDADERITPTLLTELSDKTAHAPNSVAGYYCCWALMLGERWLKRADNFPKWQFRLMRVGRARFTDFGHGQKEDQVDGEIDYIKEPYLHYAFGGGWEVWEKRHRKYAQQEALARRTSDVPLSRVFSRHASRRNPAIKRLVSRLPGWPLFRFFYTYVLRGGLLEGREAWEYCRRLAWYEALIQKEMKILRRS
- a CDS encoding bifunctional ADP-heptose synthase; the protein is MTGQELLDHFKETPVLVVGDLMLDHYLWGDATRISPEAPVPVVAQVRDTYTAGGAANVAMNLASLGAPVELFGWIGRDTPGDVLTGVLSSNNIAFDARWRSAEKPTIEKTRVMVRQQQLCRIDREAHREVYAFDSDECLSLLEKKMATAKAVIVSDYAKGVVTEKLLSRLIECRESTGCLIAVDPKPKRKLNVKGMDLITPNRDESLQMAGISIDPHEPFPEEEVVRGISDNYAPRHLVVTLGADGMLVCDEGKVAHRIPTVAREVFDVSGAGDTVISTLTLALAAGASVEEAAHLANRAAGIAIGKLGTATVTPQEILDYEG
- a CDS encoding glycosyltransferase family 2 protein; translated protein: MLDLTVIVPVKNEEKNLPLCLRELKGFARTVVVVDSSSTDRTPEIAREFGAQYVNFVWDGQFPKKRNWTLRNHPITTEWVLFLDADEYLTDDVRAELEARLPQATEQGFWMGFHNYFQGKLMRHGVAFRKLALFRTGAGEYERIEEDHWSRIDMEVHEHPIIEGKIGEISARIVHQDYKGLEAFIAKHNAYSSWEAHRYWKITQASEEEWLRLTPRQKKKYRNLAKWWWSPAYFVVNYFLKLGFLDGRKGFVFSVFKGIYFYEIRQKILEVGAARDREPRA